The window TGGAGACGGTTCGGACATTGCTCTCGCAACTGTCGAGGTTGGCCTCGATGCGAAACTTAACGAGTTTGTGGAAGGGCATATTCTTGTTCTTTATGAAGATGATGATACGGAGACATTTACCGTCGATGAAGGGACCATTAAATTGACCGATAGGTTTGGCTTTTTCATGACCGCCGGTAAGATGTATATTCCCTTCGGCGCCTTTAACTCAAGCTTCATTTCAGATCCGCAGACACTTGAAATGGGGGAAACAAACGAATCGGCAATTATGGCCGGTTACGGGAATGAAATGATCGAAGTATCGCTGGGTGTCTTTAACGGTGGTGTTCATGAGCTTGGTGATGACAATAAAGTCGACGCATCCTTTGCAGCCATTGTCGTTAATCCTGTCGAAGGCATAAGTTTTGGCGCCTCTTACCTTTCAGATATTGCTGATAGTGATGCTGACTGGGTGGATATGGGACTTAACGATGCAGATGGCGCAGTAGATGAGATACAGCTGAAAGATATTGTGGCCGCATATAGCGCTTTTGTCAGCGCCGCTATAGGGCCTCTTTCCGTCGATGCCGAGTATCTTGCCGCCGCCGATGAAT of the Deltaproteobacteria bacterium genome contains:
- a CDS encoding LbtU family siderophore porin, giving the protein MKNLSIITVVFFVILSMVPQSARSETKLSENVSLGAVIEVEAGVVNDDYHGDGSDIALATVEVGLDAKLNEFVEGHILVLYEDDDTETFTVDEGTIKLTDRFGFFMTAGKMYIPFGAFNSSFISDPQTLEMGETNESAIMAGYGNEMIEVSLGVFNGGVHELGDDNKVDASFAAIVVNPVEGISFGASYLSDIADSDADWVDMGLNDADGAVDEIQLKDIVAAYSAFVSAAIGPLSVDAEYLAAADEFEITDLDADGDNSGDQPVTFNVEVAFAITDALALAAKYEGNKELFEFPEKQYGVAVSFSLYEHTSIALEYLSGEYDEDYVAFKGSPGKDEVSSLTAQLAIEF